In one Cellulomonas sp. JZ18 genomic region, the following are encoded:
- a CDS encoding RDD family protein encodes MSTVTGWQHGGPADGVVIGEGVRLDTRPASVASRLLAALLDVLALLVAAIVVDFVLGQVQLPLDEHTGRILSVVSLVAVVLVLPTTVETLSRGRSLGKLIAGVRIVRDDGGPITFRHAFVRALTGVLELWGTLGSVALLVALVHPTGKRIGDVLAGTHAARVRTPAPVRRPVEMPLPLAGWAAHADVVRLPDGLALAVRQFLARADRLHPASRVELGTRLSAELATYVSPPPPPGTHPEAFLAAVLAERRRRETDVELERVRRVEEEARLLRRLPHGVPDPAA; translated from the coding sequence GTGAGCACGGTGACGGGGTGGCAGCACGGCGGACCGGCGGACGGCGTCGTCATCGGCGAGGGCGTGCGGCTCGACACGCGGCCCGCGTCGGTCGCGTCCCGGCTGCTCGCGGCCCTGCTCGACGTGCTGGCGCTGCTCGTGGCCGCGATCGTCGTCGACTTCGTGCTCGGTCAGGTGCAGCTCCCCCTCGACGAGCACACGGGACGCATCCTGTCGGTCGTGTCCCTCGTGGCCGTCGTGCTGGTCCTGCCGACGACGGTGGAGACCCTCAGCCGCGGACGCTCGCTCGGCAAGCTCATCGCGGGCGTGCGCATCGTGCGGGACGACGGCGGACCGATCACGTTCCGGCACGCGTTCGTGCGCGCGCTGACGGGCGTGCTCGAGCTGTGGGGCACGCTCGGCTCGGTCGCGCTGCTCGTCGCGCTGGTCCACCCGACCGGCAAGCGCATCGGCGACGTCCTCGCGGGCACGCACGCCGCGCGTGTGCGCACGCCCGCGCCCGTGCGCCGGCCGGTGGAGATGCCGCTGCCGCTGGCGGGCTGGGCTGCGCACGCCGACGTCGTGCGCCTGCCCGACGGGCTCGCGCTCGCCGTCCGCCAGTTCCTCGCCCGCGCCGACCGCCTGCACCCGGCGTCGCGCGTCGAGCTCGGCACGCGCCTGTCGGCCGAGCTGGCGACGTACGTCAGCCCGCCGCCCCCGCCCGGCACGCACCCCGAGGCCTTCCTCGCGGCCGTGCTCGCCGAGCGCCGGCGCCGGGAGACGGACGTCGAGCTCGAGCGCGTGCGCCGGGTGGAGGAGGAGGCGCGGCTCCTGCGCCGGCTCCCCCACGGCGTGCCGGACCCCGCGGCCTGA
- a CDS encoding stage II sporulation protein M — MDLDAYTRARTPLWSRLDALVRERRLDGAQTDELVRLYQSTATDLSAVRSAAPDPETLSRLSQLLGRARGRLAGTHAPAWTDVARFVVVAVPAALYRIRWWTVAVMAAFLVVGVATGTLVALDPDARALMGTPESQRQYVEEQFAEYYDPGAGFATMVWTNNAFIAAICVGTGITGVLPVYVLVNNAVNVGAAGGLMAAHGRLDVFLQLISPHGLLELTAIFVAGAAGLRLFWTLVDPGPRPRGRALAQEGRALFTVALGLVGVLAVSGLVEGFVTGSDLPWPVKVAVGVVVLAAFWAWTLVPGRRAVLAGETGDLAADRGGYAVATAG; from the coding sequence GTGGACCTCGACGCGTACACCCGGGCACGCACGCCGCTGTGGAGCCGGCTCGACGCGCTGGTGCGGGAGCGGCGTCTGGACGGGGCGCAGACGGACGAGCTCGTGCGGCTCTACCAGTCGACCGCGACCGACCTGTCCGCCGTGCGCTCGGCGGCCCCGGACCCCGAGACGCTGTCCCGCCTGTCGCAGCTGCTGGGACGCGCGCGGGGGCGGCTCGCGGGCACGCACGCGCCGGCGTGGACGGACGTCGCGCGCTTCGTCGTCGTCGCCGTCCCGGCCGCGCTGTACCGGATCCGGTGGTGGACGGTCGCCGTCATGGCGGCCTTCCTCGTCGTGGGCGTCGCCACCGGCACCCTCGTCGCGCTGGACCCCGACGCGCGGGCGCTCATGGGGACGCCCGAGTCGCAGCGCCAGTACGTCGAGGAGCAGTTCGCCGAGTACTACGACCCGGGCGCCGGCTTCGCCACCATGGTGTGGACCAACAACGCCTTCATCGCGGCGATCTGCGTGGGCACCGGGATCACCGGGGTGCTGCCCGTGTACGTGCTGGTGAACAACGCCGTGAACGTGGGCGCCGCGGGCGGGCTCATGGCCGCCCACGGCCGCCTGGACGTGTTCCTGCAGCTCATCTCCCCGCACGGCCTGCTCGAGCTCACGGCGATCTTCGTCGCCGGCGCGGCGGGGCTGCGGCTGTTCTGGACGCTGGTGGACCCCGGGCCGCGACCCCGCGGGCGCGCGCTCGCGCAGGAGGGGCGCGCCCTGTTCACCGTGGCGCTCGGCCTCGTGGGCGTGCTCGCGGTCTCCGGTCTGGTCGAGGGCTTCGTCACCGGGTCGGACCTGCCGTGGCCGGTCAAGGTCGCCGTCGGCGTCGTCGTGCTCGCCGCGTTCTGGGCATGGACGCTCGTGCCCGGCCGGCGCGCCGTCCTGGCCGGGGAGACCGGCGACCTCGCCGCCGACCGGGGCGGGTACGCCGTCGCGACCGCGGGCTGA
- a CDS encoding DUF58 domain-containing protein: MAITSRAVLVALLGLVPVAVLPAPVTVLAWALVVVVLCAVDVALAASPRDVALSRDVPRSVRLGQPTASAVTLRNVGGRTLRGLVRDAWPPSALPDGDAPTGARTPRHQVDVPVGEARTVRTPLRPTRRGDLVADRVTLRTVGPLGLAGRQVSLAVPARLRVLPEFASRRHLPSRLARLRELDGRAAVQVRGAGTEFDSLREYVDGDDVRSIDWRATARRQEVVVRTWRPERDRHVLLVVDTARTSAARILDATRLEASVEAALLLGALAAHAGDRVELLAYDRRVRARAVDTHQSRVLPALAEALTGIQPELVETDWPGLVAQVRSRLSRRALVVLLTSLDPAAVEQGLLEVVGRLTRRHLVVLASVADPELEDLRSARGTAEEVFDAAAAERAGLERAAVAARLRQRGVEVVEALPDDLAPRLADTYLALKAAGRL; this comes from the coding sequence GTGGCGATCACGTCCCGCGCCGTCCTGGTCGCCCTCCTCGGGCTCGTGCCCGTCGCGGTGCTCCCGGCGCCCGTCACCGTGCTCGCGTGGGCCCTCGTCGTCGTGGTGCTGTGCGCCGTCGACGTCGCACTCGCGGCGTCCCCGCGCGACGTCGCGCTCTCCCGCGACGTGCCGCGCTCGGTGCGGCTCGGCCAGCCCACGGCGTCGGCCGTCACGCTGCGCAACGTGGGCGGGCGCACGCTGCGCGGTCTCGTGCGCGACGCGTGGCCGCCGTCGGCGCTGCCCGACGGTGACGCGCCGACCGGCGCGCGCACGCCCCGGCACCAGGTCGACGTCCCGGTCGGCGAGGCCCGCACGGTGCGCACGCCGCTGCGGCCGACCCGCCGCGGCGACCTCGTCGCCGACCGGGTCACCCTGCGCACGGTCGGTCCGCTGGGGCTCGCCGGGCGTCAGGTCTCGCTCGCGGTGCCCGCGCGCCTGCGCGTGCTGCCCGAGTTCGCGTCCCGCCGCCACCTGCCCTCCCGCCTCGCGCGGCTGCGCGAGCTCGACGGGCGCGCGGCCGTGCAGGTGCGCGGCGCGGGCACCGAGTTCGACTCGCTGCGCGAGTACGTCGACGGCGACGACGTCCGCTCGATCGACTGGCGTGCGACCGCGCGACGCCAGGAGGTCGTGGTCCGCACCTGGCGGCCCGAGCGCGACCGGCACGTGCTCCTCGTCGTCGACACCGCTCGGACCAGCGCCGCGCGCATCCTCGACGCGACCCGACTGGAGGCGAGCGTCGAGGCCGCGCTGCTGCTCGGCGCGCTCGCCGCGCACGCGGGCGACCGCGTCGAGCTGCTCGCGTACGACCGCCGCGTGCGCGCCCGCGCGGTGGACACCCACCAGAGCCGGGTCCTGCCCGCCCTCGCGGAGGCCCTCACCGGGATCCAGCCGGAGCTGGTGGAGACCGACTGGCCGGGGCTCGTGGCGCAGGTGCGGTCGCGGCTCAGCCGGCGCGCGCTCGTCGTGCTGCTGACGTCGCTCGACCCGGCCGCCGTCGAGCAGGGCCTGCTCGAGGTCGTCGGGCGGCTGACCCGGCGGCACCTCGTCGTGCTCGCGTCCGTGGCCGACCCGGAGCTCGAGGACCTGCGCTCCGCGCGCGGCACGGCGGAGGAGGTCTTCGACGCCGCCGCGGCGGAGCGGGCGGGCCTGGAGCGCGCCGCCGTCGCCGCGCGCCTGCGCCAGCGCGGTGTCGAGGTGGTCGAGGCGTTGCCGGACGACCTGGCACCACGCCTCGCGGACACGTACCTGGCGCTCAAGGCGGCGGGCCGCCTCTGA
- a CDS encoding AAA family ATPase, whose protein sequence is MTDQTPFPPAPAPQPVATHEPGPVPPTPTADLRAALAAVRTEVGKAVVGQDAAVTGLIIALLCRGHVLLEGVPGVAKTLLVRSLSGALSLGTKRVQFTPDLMPGDVTGSLVYDARTAEFSFREGPVFTNLLLADEINRTPPKTQASLLEAMEERQVSVDGVPRPLPDPFVVVATQNPVEYEGTYPLPEAQLDRFLLKLTLPLPERADEVEVLARHAAGFDPRDLAAAGVRAVAGAGELGRARAEVAQVQVAPEVLGYVVDVCRGTRTSPSLALGVSPRGATALLATSRAWAWLSGRGYVTPDDVQALAHPTLRHRVQLRPEAEIEGVTTESVLDTVLASVPVPR, encoded by the coding sequence GTGACCGACCAGACGCCGTTCCCGCCGGCGCCCGCGCCGCAGCCCGTCGCGACGCACGAGCCGGGGCCCGTCCCACCGACGCCGACCGCCGACCTGCGGGCCGCCCTCGCCGCCGTCCGCACCGAGGTCGGCAAGGCCGTCGTCGGGCAGGACGCCGCCGTCACGGGCCTGATCATCGCGCTCCTGTGCCGGGGGCACGTCCTCCTCGAGGGGGTGCCGGGCGTCGCGAAGACGCTGCTCGTGCGGAGCCTGTCCGGCGCGCTGTCGCTCGGCACCAAGCGCGTGCAGTTCACGCCCGACCTCATGCCGGGCGACGTCACGGGGTCGCTCGTGTACGACGCGCGCACCGCGGAGTTCTCGTTCCGCGAGGGCCCCGTCTTCACGAACCTGCTGCTCGCGGACGAGATCAACCGCACGCCCCCGAAGACGCAGGCCTCCCTGCTCGAGGCGATGGAGGAGCGGCAGGTCTCGGTCGACGGCGTGCCGCGGCCGCTGCCCGACCCGTTCGTCGTCGTCGCGACGCAGAACCCGGTCGAGTACGAGGGCACCTACCCGCTGCCCGAGGCGCAGCTCGACCGCTTCCTGCTCAAGCTGACGCTCCCGCTGCCCGAGCGGGCGGACGAGGTCGAGGTGCTCGCACGGCACGCCGCCGGCTTCGACCCGCGGGACCTGGCGGCGGCGGGCGTGCGCGCCGTCGCCGGCGCGGGCGAGCTCGGCCGTGCCCGCGCCGAGGTCGCGCAGGTGCAGGTCGCGCCGGAGGTGCTCGGCTACGTCGTCGACGTGTGCCGCGGCACGCGCACGTCGCCCTCGCTCGCGCTCGGCGTCTCGCCCCGCGGGGCGACGGCCCTGCTCGCGACCTCGCGCGCCTGGGCCTGGCTGTCCGGGCGCGGGTACGTCACGCCCGACGACGTGCAGGCCCTCGCGCACCCCACCCTGCGGCACCGCGTGCAGCTGCGTCCCGAGGCCGAGATCGAGGGCGTCACGACCGAGTCCGTGCTCGACACGGTGCTCGCCTCGGTCCCCGTCCCCCGCTGA
- a CDS encoding DUF4129 domain-containing protein: MTPLGVPVTPDAPTARRWVLEELADPAYSRGESLLDRFVSWVLEQLAGMQGVGLPPRAALLVVVAVAVAVVLLALWVAGPVRGRLARRRVAREVLAGDDRRSAAALRAAADAAARAGDHSTAVAERFRAVVRGLEERGLLDERPGRTAHEAAQIAGRTLPDVADALARGGDRFDDVVYGERRASAEDDAAMRALDDAVRAARPARTDAVAAAAPGGGS, encoded by the coding sequence GTGACGCCCCTCGGCGTCCCGGTCACGCCCGACGCGCCGACGGCCCGGCGCTGGGTCCTGGAGGAGCTCGCCGACCCCGCGTACAGCCGCGGTGAGTCGCTCCTCGACCGCTTCGTCTCCTGGGTGCTGGAGCAGCTCGCGGGGATGCAGGGCGTCGGGCTCCCGCCGCGCGCCGCGCTCCTCGTGGTCGTGGCCGTCGCGGTCGCCGTCGTCCTCCTCGCGCTCTGGGTCGCCGGGCCGGTCCGGGGCCGCCTGGCACGACGGCGCGTCGCACGCGAGGTCCTCGCGGGGGACGACCGCCGGTCGGCCGCGGCGCTGCGTGCGGCGGCCGACGCGGCCGCCCGCGCGGGCGACCACTCGACCGCGGTCGCCGAGCGCTTCCGTGCCGTGGTGCGCGGGCTCGAGGAGCGGGGTCTGCTCGACGAGCGCCCGGGCCGCACCGCGCACGAGGCCGCGCAGATCGCCGGACGGACGCTGCCGGACGTCGCCGACGCCCTGGCCCGCGGCGGCGACCGCTTCGACGACGTCGTCTACGGCGAGCGCCGCGCGAGCGCCGAGGACGACGCCGCGATGCGCGCGCTCGACGACGCCGTGCGTGCGGCACGTCCCGCCCGGACCGACGCCGTCGCGGCCGCCGCACCGGGCGGCGGCTCGTGA
- a CDS encoding glycerophosphoryl diester phosphodiesterase membrane domain-containing protein — protein MPLRPLGLGEILDGSVRAVRANPMVMFGLAAMVVTVAVALQTLLQLYVAGLLAGALGDALVGVDGTTDAAAVSEVFSLSLAGTASGPLLLPVSSVLTGLLIVSVSRSVLGRRVSMREVVRSPRVWWVLGFTLLVLLAQVVLAAAWVGLSVLLFAQQQEGAAFAVVLVGALLLAAAFAWLTVRTLLVPPALMLEGKPFWATVARAWRLTRGSFWRLLGIYLLASVLVAVVGSLFVFPASLLSGVVLGMTGSTSLTIVLTAVGTIVGMTISTSFLAAVVALLYVDVRMRREGLDLELARAASEP, from the coding sequence GTGCCCCTGCGTCCGCTCGGGCTGGGCGAGATCCTCGACGGCTCGGTGCGTGCCGTGCGCGCGAACCCGATGGTCATGTTCGGGCTCGCGGCCATGGTCGTGACGGTCGCCGTCGCGCTCCAGACGCTCCTGCAGCTGTACGTCGCCGGGCTGCTCGCCGGCGCGCTCGGCGACGCCCTCGTGGGCGTGGACGGCACCACCGACGCCGCCGCGGTGAGCGAGGTGTTCTCCCTCAGCCTGGCGGGCACGGCGAGCGGCCCGCTGCTGCTGCCCGTGTCCAGCGTGCTCACCGGGCTGCTCATCGTCTCGGTCAGCCGCAGCGTGCTCGGACGTCGCGTCAGCATGCGCGAGGTGGTGCGGTCCCCGCGCGTGTGGTGGGTGCTCGGCTTCACCCTGCTCGTGCTGCTCGCGCAGGTCGTGCTCGCCGCCGCGTGGGTCGGGCTGTCGGTGCTGCTGTTCGCGCAGCAGCAGGAGGGCGCGGCGTTCGCCGTGGTGCTCGTCGGCGCCCTGCTGCTGGCGGCGGCGTTCGCGTGGCTCACGGTGCGCACGCTGCTGGTGCCGCCCGCGCTCATGCTCGAGGGCAAGCCGTTCTGGGCGACCGTGGCGCGCGCGTGGCGCCTCACGCGCGGCAGCTTCTGGCGTCTCCTCGGCATCTACCTGCTCGCGTCCGTGCTCGTCGCGGTCGTCGGATCCCTGTTCGTCTTCCCGGCCTCGCTCCTCTCGGGCGTCGTCCTGGGGATGACCGGGTCGACCTCGCTGACGATCGTGCTCACGGCCGTGGGCACGATCGTCGGGATGACGATCTCGACCTCGTTCCTCGCCGCGGTCGTGGCGCTGCTGTACGTCGACGTCCGGATGCGTCGTGAGGGGCTCGACCTCGAGCTCGCGCGCGCGGCGAGCGAGCCGTGA
- the mtrA gene encoding MtrAB system response regulator MtrA, with amino-acid sequence MRGRVLVVDDDTALAEMIGIVLRSEGFEPVFCEDGDEALGVFRQTQPDLVLLDLMLPGRDGNEVCRQIRAESGVPIVMLTAKSDTVDVVLGLESGADDYISKPFKPKELVARVRARLRRSDEPAPEHLTIGDLTIDVPGHRVERAGRPISLTPLEFDLLVALARKPWQVFTREVLLEKVWGYRHAADTRLVNVHVQRLRSKIETDPERPEIVVTVRGVGYKAGVPGT; translated from the coding sequence ATGAGGGGACGCGTGCTCGTGGTCGACGACGACACCGCGCTGGCCGAGATGATCGGCATCGTGCTGCGCTCGGAGGGTTTCGAGCCGGTGTTCTGCGAGGACGGCGACGAGGCCCTGGGGGTCTTCCGCCAGACCCAGCCGGACCTCGTGCTCCTCGACCTCATGCTGCCCGGCCGCGACGGCAACGAGGTCTGCCGCCAGATCCGCGCGGAGTCCGGCGTCCCGATCGTCATGCTCACGGCCAAGAGCGACACCGTGGACGTCGTGCTCGGCCTGGAGTCCGGCGCCGACGACTACATCTCCAAGCCGTTCAAGCCCAAGGAGCTCGTCGCACGCGTGCGCGCCCGGCTGCGCCGCAGCGACGAGCCCGCACCCGAGCACCTGACCATCGGCGACCTCACGATCGACGTCCCGGGGCACCGCGTCGAGCGCGCGGGCCGGCCGATCTCCCTCACGCCGCTCGAGTTCGACCTCCTCGTGGCGCTCGCGCGCAAGCCGTGGCAGGTCTTCACGCGCGAGGTGCTGCTGGAGAAGGTGTGGGGGTACCGGCACGCCGCCGACACCCGGCTGGTCAACGTCCACGTGCAGCGCCTGCGCTCGAAGATCGAGACGGACCCGGAGCGGCCCGAGATCGTCGTGACGGTGCGCGGGGTCGGGTACAAGGCGGGCGTGCCGGGGACGTGA
- the mtrB gene encoding MtrAB system histidine kinase MtrB, whose amino-acid sequence MRTVQGGGRLGRRVHRVTRWWRSSLQVRVLTSTLAIGLVALALLGVYVGERISAGLFDARREQVLAESARSTQQAQQVFTSSTAITRPDVQQLLRGVTLAQSGGGSSERDVFLLRAPGQRSAVEVGATASDPSLVDLVGREIKEATAAGGQQWQSVGIPGEDGRVVPGILVGQDVTVPVVGRYQMFFLYSLEAEQERLDFLLRTLAFAAAALVVLLGSMTWLVTRRTVHPVRAAAQVAERLADGDLAERMTVRGADEMARLARSFNEMAEGLQDQIRRMEELSTLQRRFVSDVSHELRTPLTTIRMAGEVIHAARDDFDPAVKRSAELLAAQLDRFEDLLADLLEISRFDAGAAVLDAERRDVRDVVLQAVEHTATLAQRRGSWLSVRLPEAPADADLDPRRVERVLRNLLVNAVEHADGSAVEVAVAADARAVAVTVRDHGVGMTPQEAAHVFDRFWRADPARARTTGGTGLGLAISLEDAHLHGGQLEAWGRPGRGACFRLTLPRRAGIRLDGSPLPLVPEESPEPADTAPRPRTDPAALPELPPMTGEIAVVGDLRDPARADLQGQVERLPARPGGAA is encoded by the coding sequence ATGAGGACCGTGCAGGGGGGCGGGCGGCTCGGCCGCCGGGTGCACCGCGTCACGCGCTGGTGGCGCTCGTCGCTGCAGGTGCGCGTCCTGACGTCGACGCTCGCGATCGGGCTCGTCGCGCTCGCGCTCCTCGGGGTCTACGTGGGCGAGCGGATCAGCGCGGGGCTGTTCGACGCGCGCCGCGAGCAGGTGCTCGCGGAGAGCGCCCGCAGCACCCAGCAGGCCCAGCAGGTGTTCACGTCGTCGACCGCCATCACACGCCCGGACGTGCAGCAGCTGCTGCGCGGCGTGACGCTCGCGCAGAGCGGGGGAGGCTCCTCGGAGCGGGACGTGTTCCTGCTGCGGGCACCGGGGCAGCGCTCGGCCGTCGAGGTCGGTGCGACCGCGTCCGACCCCTCGCTCGTCGACCTCGTCGGCCGCGAGATCAAGGAGGCGACGGCGGCCGGCGGGCAGCAGTGGCAGTCCGTGGGGATCCCGGGCGAGGACGGGCGCGTCGTCCCCGGCATCCTCGTCGGCCAGGACGTCACCGTCCCCGTCGTCGGCCGGTACCAGATGTTCTTCCTCTACAGCCTCGAGGCCGAGCAGGAGCGGCTGGACTTCCTGCTGCGCACCCTGGCGTTCGCCGCCGCGGCCCTCGTCGTCCTGCTCGGGTCGATGACGTGGCTCGTGACGCGACGCACCGTGCACCCCGTGCGCGCCGCGGCCCAGGTGGCCGAGCGCCTCGCCGACGGTGACCTGGCGGAGCGCATGACCGTGCGCGGTGCGGACGAGATGGCACGCCTCGCCCGCTCGTTCAACGAGATGGCCGAGGGGCTGCAGGACCAGATCCGGCGCATGGAGGAGCTCTCGACGCTGCAGCGCCGGTTCGTCTCCGACGTGTCCCACGAGCTGCGCACGCCGCTGACGACGATCCGCATGGCGGGCGAGGTCATCCACGCCGCGCGCGACGACTTCGACCCCGCCGTCAAGCGGTCCGCCGAGCTGCTGGCCGCGCAGCTCGACCGGTTCGAGGACCTGCTCGCGGACCTGCTCGAGATCAGCCGGTTCGACGCCGGCGCGGCCGTGCTCGACGCCGAGCGCCGGGACGTGCGCGACGTCGTGCTCCAGGCGGTCGAGCACACGGCGACGCTCGCGCAGCGGCGCGGGTCGTGGCTGAGCGTCCGCCTGCCGGAGGCGCCCGCCGACGCGGACCTGGACCCGCGCCGCGTCGAGCGCGTCCTGCGCAACCTGCTCGTCAACGCCGTGGAGCACGCGGACGGCAGCGCCGTGGAGGTGGCCGTGGCCGCCGACGCGCGCGCGGTGGCCGTCACCGTCCGCGACCACGGCGTCGGCATGACACCCCAGGAGGCCGCGCACGTGTTCGACCGCTTCTGGCGCGCCGACCCGGCGCGCGCCCGCACGACCGGGGGCACCGGGCTCGGGCTGGCGATCTCGCTCGAGGACGCGCACCTGCACGGCGGGCAGCTCGAGGCGTGGGGACGCCCGGGCCGTGGCGCGTGCTTCCGGCTCACGCTTCCCCGCCGCGCCGGCATCCGGCTGGACGGGTCCCCGCTGCCCCTCGTGCCCGAGGAGTCCCCGGAGCCCGCGGACACCGCACCGCGGCCGCGCACGGACCCGGCCGCCCTGCCCGAGCTGCCGCCGATGACCGGCGAGATCGCCGTCGTCGGGGACCTGCGCGACCCCGCGCGGGCCGACCTGCAGGGACAGGTGGAGCGGCTGCCCGCGCGACCGGGGGGTGCCGCGTGA
- a CDS encoding LpqB family beta-propeller domain-containing protein: MSARRRLRAALTAVAVAALAGCVALPTSGPVTAGDGEVREPEGIVVLAQGPQADAGPAEIVEGFLLAGAAEVTGDFAVAREFLVGQAREEWDPTAGAVVATTRQFEVTGDAQVNVEVSVEGKLDPGGRFTETSADARESLRFELVEDADGHWRIAHAPDGLLLTPANLDQQYRPVKLWFLTPDADMLVPEVRWFSQRSLQTAVVKALLAGPSPWLRDSVRTAVPAGVELEPEAVLLEGGVAEVSLQPAQAVQEADRGLLLAQLEASLRPLGVASVQVRAGGVVLRSGAQTLPTAPPRGELEVLTGGRVVTLTDGQVTPVEDLAPVDGAAPQALAHGAGGVHVALADPGTLVTVAAPGQVREVLASGTALAAPSVDRHGWVWTARSPTAAPLVAARPGGPVVDVTGDWLAGRTVQALRVSPDGTRVAVVSAGADGVTLDVAGVVRDEAGAPLRLGQQPVRVGAQAVPTTSVVWVDEVTLAVLAEDEAGTVPVLVPLSASSSPLPAVAGAVALAAERGDRTLHVVTSEGELLRYDGRTWVAVPGVAGVTGAAFPG, encoded by the coding sequence GTGAGCGCGCGCCGGCGGCTGCGCGCCGCCCTGACCGCCGTGGCCGTCGCCGCGCTCGCGGGCTGCGTCGCGCTGCCGACGTCGGGACCGGTCACCGCCGGTGACGGCGAGGTCCGCGAGCCCGAGGGCATCGTGGTGCTCGCCCAGGGACCGCAGGCGGACGCGGGGCCGGCGGAGATCGTCGAGGGGTTCCTGCTCGCGGGGGCGGCGGAGGTGACGGGCGACTTCGCGGTCGCCCGGGAGTTCCTGGTGGGGCAGGCGCGCGAGGAGTGGGACCCCACCGCGGGCGCGGTCGTCGCCACCACCCGGCAGTTCGAGGTGACGGGCGACGCGCAGGTCAACGTCGAGGTCTCCGTCGAGGGCAAGCTCGACCCGGGCGGGCGGTTCACGGAGACGTCCGCGGACGCGCGCGAGTCCCTGCGCTTCGAGCTGGTCGAGGACGCCGACGGGCACTGGCGCATCGCGCACGCGCCGGACGGGCTGCTGCTGACGCCCGCGAACCTGGACCAGCAGTACCGGCCGGTCAAGCTGTGGTTCCTCACCCCGGACGCGGACATGCTCGTGCCCGAGGTCCGGTGGTTCTCGCAGCGCAGCCTGCAGACGGCGGTGGTCAAGGCGCTGCTGGCCGGACCCTCGCCCTGGCTGCGCGACTCGGTCCGGACCGCGGTGCCCGCGGGCGTCGAGCTGGAGCCGGAGGCCGTGCTGCTCGAGGGCGGGGTGGCCGAGGTGTCCCTCCAGCCCGCACAGGCGGTGCAGGAGGCGGACCGTGGCCTGCTGCTCGCCCAGCTCGAGGCGTCGCTGCGGCCGCTCGGGGTGGCGTCGGTGCAGGTCCGTGCGGGTGGTGTCGTCCTGCGCAGCGGCGCCCAGACGCTGCCCACGGCACCCCCGCGCGGCGAGCTCGAGGTCCTCACGGGCGGCCGGGTGGTCACGCTGACGGACGGCCAGGTGACGCCGGTCGAGGACCTCGCACCCGTCGACGGCGCGGCACCGCAGGCGCTCGCGCACGGCGCCGGCGGCGTGCACGTCGCGCTCGCCGACCCCGGCACCCTCGTCACCGTGGCGGCCCCGGGGCAGGTGCGGGAGGTGCTCGCCTCCGGGACGGCGCTCGCGGCGCCGTCGGTCGACCGGCACGGGTGGGTGTGGACCGCGCGGTCCCCGACGGCGGCACCGCTCGTGGCGGCGCGCCCGGGCGGGCCCGTCGTCGACGTCACGGGGGACTGGCTCGCGGGACGCACGGTCCAGGCGCTGCGGGTCTCGCCCGACGGCACCCGGGTCGCGGTGGTGTCGGCCGGGGCCGACGGCGTCACGCTCGACGTCGCCGGGGTCGTGCGCGACGAGGCGGGTGCACCGCTGCGGCTGGGGCAGCAGCCCGTGCGGGTGGGCGCACAGGCCGTGCCGACCACGTCCGTGGTGTGGGTCGACGAGGTCACCCTCGCCGTCCTGGCCGAGGACGAGGCCGGGACGGTGCCGGTCCTCGTGCCGCTCTCGGCGAGCAGCTCGCCCCTGCCGGCCGTGGCCGGCGCGGTCGCCCTCGCCGCCGAGCGTGGCGACCGCACGCTGCACGTGGTCACCTCCGAGGGCGAGCTGCTCCGCTACGACGGGCGCACGTGGGTGGCGGTGCCGGGCGTGGCGGGCGTGACGGGCGCGGCGTTCCCCGGCTGA
- a CDS encoding ComF family protein, translating to MVRGALADLLGLVVPVACAGCGRKDVPWCAACAALLTGPPVRCERAAPRLDLVDRVLLPAWALAPYTGRVRAAVGAWKDGGRADLDRALRAALARAAPHVAREAALARSPGPPLLVVPVPSTAAARRRRGRAPVEVLAHGVADGLAGAGYRAAAAPALVRGRGADLAGLGAQARVAALDGRVRVRPGVRVHDRRVLLVDDVLTTGATIAACVDVLRRHRADVVACCVLAATPPPSGRPA from the coding sequence GTGGTGCGCGGCGCGCTCGCGGACCTGCTCGGTCTCGTCGTCCCCGTGGCGTGCGCCGGCTGCGGGCGTAAGGACGTGCCGTGGTGCGCCGCGTGCGCCGCGCTGCTGACGGGGCCGCCGGTGCGGTGCGAGCGCGCCGCCCCGCGGCTCGACCTGGTGGACCGCGTCCTGCTGCCCGCGTGGGCCCTGGCCCCGTACACCGGGCGCGTGCGTGCCGCGGTCGGCGCGTGGAAGGACGGCGGCCGGGCCGACCTCGACCGCGCCCTGCGGGCGGCGCTCGCCCGCGCCGCCCCGCACGTGGCCCGCGAGGCGGCGCTCGCCCGCAGCCCGGGACCGCCGCTGCTGGTCGTGCCCGTGCCCTCCACGGCGGCGGCCCGGCGACGGCGTGGCCGCGCGCCGGTGGAGGTGCTCGCGCACGGCGTCGCGGACGGTCTCGCCGGCGCCGGGTACCGCGCCGCGGCCGCGCCGGCGCTCGTCCGGGGCCGGGGTGCGGACCTTGCCGGGCTGGGCGCGCAGGCCCGCGTCGCCGCGCTCGACGGACGGGTCCGCGTGCGTCCCGGAGTCCGTGTCCACGACCGGCGCGTGCTGCTCGTGGACGACGTCCTGACCACCGGCGCGACGATCGCGGCGTGCGTCGACGTCCTGCGGCGACATCGCGCCGACGTCGTCGCGTGCTGCGTCCTCGCGGCGACACCGCCGCCCTCGGGTCGGCCTGCGTGA